The DNA window GCAGTCATAGTTTGGTGTCAGTGACACAAACAGTGATCATTCCATCTGTACACTGTTCATCCAGTCTATATAAAACAATCACTAATCCAACTGTTGATAATAATCAGGGAGCACACAGTAGGCTGGTAGAACCAGGCGCTGGTTAGTGCAAAGGCAGCAGTCGGTAATCAGGTTCACCTCTGAGGCGAGCCTCTGTGTCTTAGTGTTTGTTAATGTGGGCCTGGACACTTTAATTTTGCTGTTGCTAGGAGACAAGGCGAACCCTCCAGGTTGTTGTTAGTTGGAGCAGGAAAAGTGCAGCTCACAGCAAACACACTGTGTAACGTAGTAAAGCATctaactgtgtttgtgtgcagtccCAGGTCACACCTCCTAAACTGCATCACTCTCTCTGTGACTCCACAGTCGTAATCTCCTGTCCAGTTTACAGCCTTCGGTCTTTCAGCTCCCCCTCCTTCGAGTGCTCATCATCAGTAACAACAAGCTGTCTTCACTGCCCGCCTCCATATACTCCCTCACACAACTCAGACAGCTGGTACGACACACTCACACCATCATTTCTCCTTGAAATGTTCTGTTTGTACTGTGGAGGGTACAGTGGTACCCCTCACAGCATCCCTTTCACCTTCCTGTGATTCACGGTCAGACGTCCAGTCTTACAGTTTAATCACTGTCACATTTCTGTGTTGCAGTTTTCCTCTTGGTTTATTatagttttttctctctcaggatGTAAGCTGTAATGAACTTCAGCGTCTGCCAGCAGAGCTCGGGCAGTTGGAGTGTTTGAGAGACTTGAACCTAAGAAGGAACCGGCTCACCACGTTGCCTGAAGGTACAAATAAACTTGGAGCCCTTTGCCACTCATGCTTACTTGAAAATCCACAGTAGGAAAAGAGAGTGCTGAACAGGCCAATCAGAGAGGGAATGTAGATAATATAATATAGAAGTGAATTCTTATTGGATCGACGTCCAGTGGTGAAGGAGTTGAGGTTTCAACTGTATGAAGTCAGTTTAATGTTTACGAAGCTCCAAGCCCGGAGCGACTGACTCTTACCCTCTCTGTTCCCCACACAGAAATATCCGAGCTGCCCCTCGTTAGGCTCGATGTCTCCTGCAACCGAGTTTCCCATCTGCCTTTGTGCTACCGTCACCTCAGGCATCTGCAAAGCATCTCACTGGATAGCAATCCACTGCAGATGCCACCAGCGCAGATCTGCTCCAAGGGCAAATACCACATCTTCAAGTACCTCAACATGGAGGCCTGTAAGAGGAGCCAAGAAGAGCTGGAGAAACACCTGAGACCCACTGGATTTAACAGCTGGTAAGGACAAAGGTCTAAGAGATAGTCAAGACTTCCTTAACTGGTTGGGTTAAGTCAGTGAAGACGCTGTGTGCAATTTCCTGCTGTAACAGTCAGATCCTAACAACACGTGTGACGATACATATTTCTATGTGGAGGTGCTACGCCAGCGTGTTTGGATTTTCTGGATATTATAATCCTGTAAATTTACCTCTGTGAGTAACAAATACTTTGGAAGTTGATTTCCTCAGCGAGacgacaaaataaaatgatacgaccaagacacAAACTGTGGGATttggtaaatataataataaatgcagattcactgtgtaactttattagcagcgtcctcctgaaatgcgccaacaacattTAGCGTAGCTTCCTCCTCTGTGCCTCTTAACGCTTTAAACCCCAACCCCAATgttctctggtcgctatggtaacgcataaatatttctttcaaaataagacacacaactgcaACACgagaaaagacccagggaagccgagttaacgataaaaaccctgaaaactgtcAATTTCACATCCaaacctcaactctcgcggccccgtaccggtccgtggcccgggggttgggcaCCGCTCAGTATCCATCTACACTCAAATGAAAATAGTACCATTGTAATTCAATGCATTCCATTTAGCCGCCCAGTAACATTGTAGTACTTGAACCAAGGACAGAGATAAGAGAAGTACCTCTGCTGTGGGAAATCCACTCTAACACTGCACCAGAGCCTAAAAACATGAGTCACTGCCCTTTAGAGCGGCGCTCTTTCACAGTTTGCCCCGACTAACACAATGTTTGCTCTTCTTCATTTTAATGGGTGCTTATGGTGTTTTCCCTGCAGTCTGTCAGACCAGGAACTGTTTCCAGGTCAGTTAGGAGGGCTGGACTCTGGCTTCAACAGCGTTGACAGCGGCAGCAAACGATGGTCTGGGAACGAGGTAACGTTACAGGatacacactgtcacatgtGACTGCATTATATATTCTTCTATTAATATCTATAATAGTGGATATAAAAATGCATTGTGTAGTATTAGATAAACAGATCAGTGTTTCACTGACATGTGCTGTGTGTTCAGTCTGCTGACGACTTCTCAGAGCGCTCCCTCCGCATGGCTGAGGTCAACAGAGACCAAAGTAACCTGgcggaggaagaagaggaatccAACAGAGGTGAGGAAAGAGGCACAGGCCATAAATCATTGTTTGTGCTGTGAGACGTGTTGAACACCATCGTACTCTTCACAGTGAATGGAAATGCGGAGCAGGTTGACTTCATTGACAGCAGTgtgacagaggaagaggacgaCATCAGGACCAATACATCCACGCCTCCTTCGGTACCAGTCATCCTCACGCCGATCTGCAGCTGTCACGCAGTGTCGTgtcctgtgtttgtgttgattATGTTGACCGCGTATTGGTTTTTCAGGATCAGAAGGACAGATCGTCACCGTTGCAATCCCAGGAGTCAACAACATCCAGGTCAGTGGTGTGAAGCACAGTCAGAGTTTTGCATGGCTGTATCACCTGCAGTAGGTTCAAACCTCAGAGCGCAGGGTCTGCTCTGTAACACCACAAGCAGAAATCTGAATTCAAAATTAAAAGAGGAATATTGATTATCTGCACAAATCTCACCTCCCAAAGTGTAGCTGCAATACTTGCTTTGTGCAGCACAAAAGTTCTCCAGGTTAAATATGTTGCAGGTTCACACAACATGAATCCACTTCATACTGTATTATAACACTGGAACCCAGAGTGATACATGTTATTAGAAGAAACTTTAGGCCTTTAGTGTGATTGAGCAATGCTGATGCATAACTTTATATTCTGCACACAGCAcactaaacaaaacaagactTGGCAAATATATTAAGACTGTTTGCATTTAGTTAGCTAAAAGCTAAAGCTTTGGTAGATGTCGGTGGTGGAAAGTGGTATTAAGGTGCAGTGGCTGATGTCTGTGGTGTAGAGAGTGAAGAGGCCCCCTGTGGttccctgtgttgctgatcacctggTCAGACACGCAGTGCTGAAGACGCACATATTCTAGTcatcctgtcaggtaatcaacaatccaggacgagcgaggcatccacctgcatcgctgtcaGATCATCACCCAGCAGGTCTGTCTGATGCTGCTGAATGAACCAGGAAACTGAAACAACATGACGCTCACGCTCCTCTCCGGCTGGTCCAGGGCGTAGACTCGATTGAGTAGGTAGATGCTGGTGTCCTCAGCTCTGGTGTCAGTCTAATGTCAGTCCACATCTGGACCCCTTCAGTTCATCTTCAGTGTCGGCTTGTTATCTGGGTAACAATGGAGGGACAACAGAGTCTGTGCAGGAGGTTATGCACTCAGTGATACGCTGGGTGAGCCCACTGATGTCCTCACCGTGGGTCTCAGTGGGTGCTTGTCACCCCAAAAcagccctctgaccacctcctgtGGTCACACTCTGCATCTTCACAGTAGGCACATAGAGCTGAAAGGAGGAGAAACTGTATGCCTCCCTGACATTAGCATGCAGTCGGTCCGTGGCACAGACCACGTCCTGTGTGAAGGGTGGAAGTGTCATGTCCAAGGTGAcgtggttgaagtcacccgagacaGCAATGGAGACGCCAGGGTGCTGATTCTGTAACCACGCTGTGGccgagtggatagtgtcacgtGCACTGTGGGTTAGTAGAGGAAGGAACGTCCACAGCCACCAAGGTCACGTGGGTAAATTCACTTGCAAATGACACAACTCGAGTCCAGCAGCGCACAGTTCAGGCACGCAGTGGGCTCTGTGATGGAGACGTGAGCGGGGTTACACCAGCTGTTAACAAGAACAGCCTCTCTCCTTTCTGACGATCTGAGGGAATGTTTGACTCGGTGTGACGATTGTCGTGGACCTTTGCTCGCGCTGCCGTTGTGATAaagctttttgtattttatgcTGGTGGGTGAGGAAAACTGGAGCCATAGTGCCATGTGTGACTTTTTAAGATCAAATATTTGACATTGACGGGGTTTTGCTGTTTCTGATCTTGGACTTTTCCTACAGATTTCACTGGATCAGCATGATGTTTGGGAAGTTCAGTCCAAAGACCTCTGCAAAGCTTTTGAGTTGTGGTTGAAGGGTCTGTCTGTGGTGGTATGTCCAATTCCAGTCAATCACCACAGGACCAGTCCATCCCAAGTTTGAGATGCTTGATGAAAGTCCGGGTCTGGAGGTATCAGACCCTTTCATACCTGTCACTtgtgctcagggtgaacctgctctcatctgtggAAAGGACGGAGCACCGCTCCTGGACCTGTCAGGCCCCAGGGCAGGCAGTGAGCACAGGGCCCAAGTCTGATTGTTGGTCAGAGACGGTCACGCTCGTGGCTTGCTGaaggtcattttgtagctcatggcacaaaggagcagatccTGGTAATGCTGTTGGGTTAAGCACCTTCTCTGGCAATGTCAAGCTAGAGTTAGCTGTGTCCTTCATGTTTctgagactgtgctgggaggCAGCAAACCTTGTGTCAGTGGCACGTATTGATGTGCCGTGCTGGAGGAGTCGGACTACCTGTGCAGCCTCTGTATGATCCAGGTGTCAGCCAGTCAGCAGTAACACTGACCAAACTCAGCGGCTTTCACCTATAaaaccattttatttattttggactttgtctcattgttgctCCTGTTAGTTTAATTAATAGCAGAGCAGCTCCTTAGATGACCAGATCAGTATCTCACATGTTGAACCGACTTGATGCCATTCTCTGATTAAAACGATGTTTGGAACAGcgtatgtgtttttcttttgtttagttGTGCACGTTTAGCCCTCCGTATTTGCCCGACTTCCTTTGGATAAAGTAAAAGGTTCAAACGTCTGTGAATGTAAATCGTACGTAAACATCAGTAATGGGAAACATTTGGATATGAAAGTTTGTGTTGTTGAAGAGGAATCAGAGTTTAAATGTTGGAAGCTTCCTCTCAGAGAGTCCTAGTTTAGTTTGTATGTCAGCAGCGTCTCTAACAGACAAGCTGCCAGTGATAAGTAATAAGAAGTCCTGGAAGTCGGCTCACGAGCTTGGAAACAATCGGATAAAAAACTCTGATTGTATCCATTTTGTGTCTGTCACTCCCAGATCTAGCCTCCACATCGAGCTGGGCTCTTCATCTTCAGCCTCCTCGTCTCCTCTGTCCCCCTCCAGCCCCTCCCTAGAGGAGCGAAGGAGACCTGGTACCTTGTTTATCTGGCAGGAGAGAGAACGgcttcagcagcagcaaaaggaGAAAGCAAGGTTGATACTGACGGAGATATTCTGCTTTTAGCGTCtgcacatttcttttattttgaagatgaCTCGGCGTTTCTGCTTACCTTACGTGTCCCTCGAGTCAACGCTGTAACTGTGCTCTCATCTAATTATACGCTGTTGCCTGTCTTAACCTGTTATTTTGTAGTTCGCTGAAGTTCTCCACCAAAACAGGAAGTCATGTGGCCACTGCACAGCAGATGGGAAGTAGTTCATGGTAAGGATGGCGTGCAGATAAACACACGTGAGGCCTGCCATAGAGACAAACGCCTGTTCAAAAATCTATGTTAAAGTGGTAACAAAGGGCTGAGgttctgctgctgatagtggCGTGTGTCTCTCTCTAGTGGTACATCACCAGaaagcagcaaagcagagaaTGGCACATCTGGCCTGCGACACAGATGTGCAGTGAGTACTGTCCTTGtcttcagttcactgaggtaaacgggtttgtgtgtctgctgtttTAAATCACACTTGTTTCTCCCTCAGAGCGCTGACCAAATGAGCACAGGCGCTCCTTCAGTCTCTCTGCAGCGATCGAGCAGCAAGACAGGTAACAAAGGAGAGcgagtgtgtgtgggtggaaTGTTTCACAATTACACGCTCTTTTAAATCCCACTGTGCAACATGTGCTGTAACACATCAAAGTGTAGTTCCTCAGAAGCGCACATTTCAGTGAAGCAATCAAGTCTTCCACATACGAGTGGTTGCAGTCACGCTTTGATGAAGAGGAGCCGTGTTGTAATTATGAAATATGTTCGATtcagtttgtatgtgtgtgtcattttgTGTTGTGATGTGAGTGAGAGTGCGTCTTTAACACTTTGCATTGTTGACGTTTGCATCAGATTTCCCGTCCTCCCCCAAGACGTCCCCTCCTCCTGGTCAGGCCCAGAAACccagcagcttcctgtttcgGACGTCCTCTCACAGCAGCGTCAAACCCACAGGTACCGAAAGAACACGCCACAGCGTCACGCCACAATCCACACACCTTTACACCTTTATTTACCTGTCTGCTTTCAGGGGCCATCTTTTCTCTTGGGGAGTCTGGCAGAAGCGAGTCTCGCACGACGCTGCGCTTGCCTAAAGAGGAAAGACCGGACATCACTCAGCTACGCAAGGTCAGCCCCACAGACCAACACTTCCTCGTGATCTAAACGGGAAACTGGACGCTTGGTGTCACAGTCAGGCTCCTCATAGGACGAACTAATAAGAGTTGTGTTAGTGTCATGGCACCTGAGTGGGGTCTACTTTAAACCATGACGCTCTGTGTCCTTAATCAGACTCTAGAGTCCCGGCTGAAGATCACTCTACCAGAGGATATGGGTGAAGCTCTGGCCAATGGCACCATCCTCTGCCAGCTGGTGAATCACATCCGCCCACGCTCTGTGTCCATCATCCACATTCCTTCCCCAGCGGTGGTGAGTCTGGAAGCCTTGAAACGAAATATGACGCTGCTGTTAGCAGTAGAGTCTGTATGACTCACCTGGTCATTGTCCACTCACCTGTTGGTCACGTCACCTTTCTTTGTAAAACAAGCAGTTTGTGAGAGCTGCAGCGCGTCTGTGCAGATAAAGTCGGCTCGCTATGATCAGAAACACGAAGTGCTCCTACAGGCAGAACGATTCATGTCACAACTAACACTGCTGTTACATATTTGTAGCTTCTTCCTACTTCCTTCTCAGATTTCACATTAAAAGCTTCCAGAAGATGTTGAATGTGAAACAGCAAAGAGAGTGTAAAAGTACAGCTGCAGCTTCCTGCTGTGATGGAGAATAActcgcctgtgtgtgtgtgtgtgtgtgtgtgtgtgtgtgtgtgtgtgtgtgtgtgtgtgtgtgtgtgtgtgtgtgtgtgtgtgtgtgtgtgtgtgtgtgtgtgtgtgtgtgtgtgtgtgtgtgtgtgtgtggttcgcAGCCCAAACTGAGCCTGGCAAAGTGTCGACTCAACGTGGAAAACTTTGTCGCCGCCTGTCGCCGGCTGGGAGTCCCCGAGGTAACGTGTGCATGTCCCGACGCTGTCCTGGTGTAGTCTGCTGTGATGACAGTGCTTTGAATCAAGTCTAAATCTGCTTTTTGCTGTTCTGCCCTTTGTCCTGTCGTCTCTGATGTCCTAGCTTTAACAATATAACTACTCATATTGTCTTTCTGTgcgtttgcgtgtgtgtgtgtcctctccTGTCCAgactgaagtgtgtgtgtgctctgatGTGCTTCTGTGTAAGCTGCCCAATGTGCTGCGCTGTGTGACAGCCCTGCTGGCCGTGGAGGGGGAGGAGAAGGACCGGCCCCGCCTCCACTCCTCGCCTGAGGCTTCGTCGTCCTCCACCTCGCTGCTGTCCGCAGACTTCTTGCTCTTCTACTGTGCAGTCATGGCGCTGCTCTACGTCCTCTACTGCTACCTGCTCCCTTAAAGCAACGACATGTGACACGGAGTACGTTCGCCATAGCAACAGGCTGTTAGCATAGAAAGCAAACGGTGCTCGTGTTGTAAGACCTGTAAGTGTGCTGCTTTGTACTGGTGACTGAACAGAAGCGCTCCGTGATGATTGTCTGTGTCACAGCTGCCTGCACCATCACCAACCATCTCCTGGAAGTTCATTTAAACCTGGGTCGCTCCATTAGTGACAAGTGAAAGGTAACTGCTATCTGTCCTGATGACACTGGTTATACTGGTGGAAGTCTGAGGGAAACGGAGCCCAGCTGTTCTGTGTATTTGAAATCTCAGGTTAACCAAGTGTCTCATTAGACA is part of the Maylandia zebra isolate NMK-2024a linkage group LG3, Mzebra_GT3a, whole genome shotgun sequence genome and encodes:
- the LOC101476623 gene encoding leucine-rich repeat and calponin homology domain-containing protein 4 isoform X2, with the protein product MAAGDGAQLPATVAASRSVEKALEEAATSGALNLSNRKLKEFPRSAKNYDLSDITHADLSKNRLCELPEELCQFISLETLSLYHNGMRSLSSSLSNLQALTYLNLSRNLLSSLQPSVFQLPLLRVLIISNNKLSSLPASIYSLTQLRQLDVSCNELQRLPAELGQLECLRDLNLRRNRLTTLPEEISELPLVRLDVSCNRVSHLPLCYRHLRHLQSISLDSNPLQMPPAQICSKGKYHIFKYLNMEACKRSQEELEKHLRPTGFNSCLSDQELFPGQLGGLDSGFNSVDSGSKRWSGNESADDFSERSLRMAEVNRDQSNLAEEEEESNRVNGNAEQVDFIDSSVTEEEDDIRTNTSTPPSDQKDRSSPLQSQESTTSRSSLHIELGSSSSASSSPLSPSSPSLEERRRPGTLFIWQERERLQQQQKEKASSLKFSTKTGSHVATAQQMGSSSCGTSPESSKAENGTSGLRHRCASADQMSTGAPSVSLQRSSSKTDFPSSPKTSPPPGQAQKPSSFLFRTSSHSSVKPTGAIFSLGESGRSESRTTLRLPKEERPDITQLRKTLESRLKITLPEDMGEALANGTILCQLVNHIRPRSVSIIHIPSPAVPKLSLAKCRLNVENFVAACRRLGVPEDSLCSPQLIMEDEGLSRLAQTVQTLSDLADQRAPKT
- the LOC101476623 gene encoding leucine-rich repeat and calponin homology domain-containing protein 4 isoform X1, which produces MAAGDGAQLPATVAASRSVEKALEEAATSGALNLSNRKLKEFPRSAKNYDLSDITHADLSKNRLCELPEELCQFISLETLSLYHNGMRSLSSSLSNLQALTYLNLSRNLLSSLQPSVFQLPLLRVLIISNNKLSSLPASIYSLTQLRQLDVSCNELQRLPAELGQLECLRDLNLRRNRLTTLPEEISELPLVRLDVSCNRVSHLPLCYRHLRHLQSISLDSNPLQMPPAQICSKGKYHIFKYLNMEACKRSQEELEKHLRPTGFNSCLSDQELFPGQLGGLDSGFNSVDSGSKRWSGNESADDFSERSLRMAEVNRDQSNLAEEEEESNRVNGNAEQVDFIDSSVTEEEDDIRTNTSTPPSDQKDRSSPLQSQESTTSRSSLHIELGSSSSASSSPLSPSSPSLEERRRPGTLFIWQERERLQQQQKEKASSLKFSTKTGSHVATAQQMGSSSCGTSPESSKAENGTSGLRHRCASADQMSTGAPSVSLQRSSSKTDFPSSPKTSPPPGQAQKPSSFLFRTSSHSSVKPTGAIFSLGESGRSESRTTLRLPKEERPDITQLRKTLESRLKITLPEDMGEALANGTILCQLVNHIRPRSVSIIHIPSPAVPKLSLAKCRLNVENFVAACRRLGVPETEVCVCSDVLLCKLPNVLRCVTALLAVEGEEKDRPRLHSSPEASSSSTSLLSADFLLFYCAVMALLYVLYCYLLP